TGTCCACCTTTACCGAGCCGGAGTTGCGTGCGGCCGTGGAAGCTGCGGGAAACTGGGGCACATATGTGACGGTGCATGCATACACGTCCAATGCAATTCAAGGAGCGATCGCGGCGGGCGTAAAGTGCGTCGAGCATGGGCATCTCATGGATGAAGCGACCGCGAAGTTGATGGCGGATAAGGGCATCTGGCTGAGCACGCAACCATTCTCATTCGAAGAGGATTCGAACCCGTTTCCAGTCGGTTCAACACAATGGGCCAAAAAGATGGAAGTGGCCGCCGGCACGGACAAGGTATACGCGCTGGCGAAGAAGTACAAACTCAAGACGGCTTTTGGCACCGACATATTGTTCAATGCGAAGGCAGCGGCTGAACAAGGGGCGTTCCTGGCGAAAATGGTTCGTTGGTACTCGCCTGCTGAAGCGCTGAGGATGGCAACGTCCGTAAATGGTGAGTTGCTGCGCTTATCAGGGCCGCGCAATCCGTATCCTGGAACGCTGGGTGTGGTTGAGGAAGGGGCACTTGCCGATTTGTTATTGGTGGATGGTGATCCGGTTGCAGATATCAAGTTGATTGAAGATCCGGGGAAGAATTTTGTGGTGATTATGAAAGATGGGAAGGTTTATAAGAATACTCTGACGAAGTAATTGAAGTGTTGTGGATTCATGCCTTGGGTCTTATCGCGCGGAATGGGTGGATTGGTTGGCGTCGCGGTCCTCCCTCACCCACCCCTCTCAACAAAACCGAAGAAACCTCGTTTCGGATGCCTAATTGAGCCACCACTTTATTGTTATTATTTCATCGTAAGCGGGTTTGGAAACCGGCGCTCCGGGGGTGGCGGGTTTGCCAACAGGCGTACGCGGGGAATTGACGTGCTCGAAGTTTGATCCGGCTTACCCAGAATGCTACGTGAGAATTGATGCCCGGCGGCGGGATGGATCGCGGGGCGCGTTCGCGAGTGAAAGCCGTTCCGAATGGAGGCATAGAGTGATCACGAGAAGGCTATTTGACAACCCTGTGGCGGTGAGCGACATGGATAAAGCATCCCAATTCTCACTTGGGCGTGAAGCGGTATGAAAACCAACCTCATGAAGCTCGCGCTGACCGGGACGCTGGCACTGAGTGCGGTCGGAGTAGTTCAAGCACAATCAGATTCCAAATCATCGGGCAGCAATACTGATCAGCAAAATGGGTCGGCTGCAGCGCCTGCGGGGCTTCTGCCGGTTCCGGATTACTCGACTGATATCTGGACACGACAGTACCTGACTGGCGATTGGGGCGGTGCGCGCACGAACCTGGCCAACAAAGGCGTCCAGCTCGGGGTGGAATGGAATCAGTATGTCCAAAGCGTGGTTGATGGCGGGCGCGAACGCGCAACAGAATATGGCGGTAGCTTTGATTACAGGCTCAATCTAGACCTGATGCGCATGGGGGTATTGCCGGGAGCGTTGATTAAATTCCGAGCTGAATCGCGCTATGGTCGCTCGGTCAATGGTATTGCAGGGCCCATCCTGCCGGTCAACAGCGACGCTTTTTTTCCGAACACTGGCAAACTCGATCAGGATATAGCCCTCGCAATTACCGACCTCAACTACACCCAGTTCTTTTCTGAGCATCTGGGTTTGTTCGCAGGCAAGCTCGACATCCTTGATGCCGATCCTAATGAGTTCGCTTCGGGCCGCGGAACGAGCCAGTTCATGAACGCGAACTTTCTCTTCAACCCGGCGGTGACATTGCGGCTTCCTTACAGCTCGCTCGGTGCTGGCGTAGTGTGGATGCCAATTGTCCCCGGAACGAACGGCGGCGTCACCATCATTAGCATGGTCATAAACACAGCAGACTCGTCGACAACCACGGGCTTCAACGACTTTGGCAAGGGACAGACATGGATCACGGAGGCAGATTTTCAATATCCACTGGGACATCTTCCCGGCGGAATGAATGTCGGAGCCCTCTACTCCTTCAACCAGGATTTTCCCAAAATCAGAAGCCGACTGGTATTCCTGCCGGGGCAGGGGCTCGTTGTCCCCACACAGAACTACACATGGGCGGTCTTCTGTAGCGGATGGCAGTATCTTTATACAAAAGAATCGAGCTATAGGCCAGTTGACCTGCTCAATGGCGAGCCGGATCGCCAAGGCATTGGGCTTTTTTCACGTTTTGGCTTCGCTGACAAACAGACCAATCCTACTGAATGGGCCGTCAGTGTGGGCGTCGGCGGGCGCGGTATGATTCCAACACGCGATGATGATGCATTCGGCATCGGTTACTACTACAACAATATTCAGAAGCTTAGGCTTTCCGGCTTCCTGGGATTGAGAAACTCGGCTCAGGGATTTGAGTGCTTTTATAATGTCGCTGTCACACCGTCCTGCCACGCGACGTTAGACCTGCAGTTGGTGGAATCGGGGCAATCACGTGTGAACACGGCGACGATTCTTGGGTTGCGGGCGAGTGTTGATTTTTGAGTGGTGGTGGGAGGTGGGGATGGGGTGGAGAGAATGGTCGAAGAGTTTCGCGTGCCTTGGTTGAGCCACTGCGTTATTAGTACTACTTCATCGTAAGCCGTTCTGGAAACCGGCGTTCCAGGGGTGGCGGGTTAGCCAACAGGCGTGCGCGGGGAATTGGCGTGCTCGAAGTTTGATCCGGCTTACGGATGCTACGCGAGAATTGATGCCTGGCGGCGGGATGGGATCTCGGGGCGCGTACGCGAGTGGAGGCATTTGAAAGGGTTATCATCGCTGATTGTCCGTCGTTCGTGGTCAGTTCTCCGTTCTGTTTTTCTCTCTTTTACTTTGAGAGGACGTCAGAGACGCAAAGGAGGGTTTCAGGCCAGATACTCAACAAAGTCAAATTGAGGATGGAACTCATGGGACTAAAAGACGGGGCTGACGAGCGTTAACGGGAGATAAATTACCTTTTGGAATCGCGTTTATGACGCAGAGCTTTCATCAGTTCCGGAAGCGGGAGGGTGTTGATGACATCGGCCTTCGTGAGCCAGCCTTTGCGGGCGATGCCAGCGCCGAGACGGAGGAAGCCGGCGTTTTCGTTGCGATGGGCATCGCAGTTGATGACACATTTCACCCCTTTGGATTTGGCATATTGCCATAGGCGCCAATCCATGTCGAAACGATAGGGGTTGGCATTGAGTTCGATCCAGGTGCCGGTTTCGGCGCAGGCATCGATGATGGCTTGCTGATTGACCTTGTAGGGTTCCCGTTCGAGGAGCA
Above is a genomic segment from Pedosphaera parvula Ellin514 containing:
- a CDS encoding carbohydrate porin, translated to MKTNLMKLALTGTLALSAVGVVQAQSDSKSSGSNTDQQNGSAAAPAGLLPVPDYSTDIWTRQYLTGDWGGARTNLANKGVQLGVEWNQYVQSVVDGGRERATEYGGSFDYRLNLDLMRMGVLPGALIKFRAESRYGRSVNGIAGPILPVNSDAFFPNTGKLDQDIALAITDLNYTQFFSEHLGLFAGKLDILDADPNEFASGRGTSQFMNANFLFNPAVTLRLPYSSLGAGVVWMPIVPGTNGGVTIISMVINTADSSTTTGFNDFGKGQTWITEADFQYPLGHLPGGMNVGALYSFNQDFPKIRSRLVFLPGQGLVVPTQNYTWAVFCSGWQYLYTKESSYRPVDLLNGEPDRQGIGLFSRFGFADKQTNPTEWAVSVGVGGRGMIPTRDDDAFGIGYYYNNIQKLRLSGFLGLRNSAQGFECFYNVAVTPSCHATLDLQLVESGQSRVNTATILGLRASVDF